The genomic segment aatgtttagctgaaaactctttgtATGTTACTATTCTGTGTTTTTCATTTGTAATCTATTTCCTATTCTGTTTTTTATACTTTTGTTCTTTCAAttattaaaaactaataaaaataagtttaaaaatttaaaaaaaattaaagctgaggGCCAAggaagtttgggggggggcagcatccaGGGGACATATCTGGATCTGACCCCCACTCCAAGAAATAGAGGGTCCCACAGGGAggtcttccttcctcctctgcccaGTGTGCTGCTTCTCAGATCCTGGCATCAGGTTGGCTGGATGTGccacaaactcccccctcccaagatcACTTCAGCTGGGGAGGAATGGTGGGCAGTaccccctccccgccccgggTTTCAGGACCAGCCTGACACCCGGGCTCAGCTGCCTCCCATATACCCCTGGGGGGCTGCCTTTTGTCAAGTCACTATTTCAACATGGGGGAGGTCACTCACTTGGTGTTGCCCTGTAGCTGTCGTCTTGTTTTTCTGCAGAGAGAGAATCAGAGCATCAGAACCTGGAGGAGCTGCCAGAGATCATCCAGCACCACCCCTGGCCTAAGAAAGGGCTCCCGAACCCTGAACCCTCCCCTGCAGTCTCTTTCAGGACTGTGGACACATgaatacacaaagctgccttacacggtatcagactattggtctgtaCCAACAGCTATTATTTCACCCACTTTTTCCTGTTGATTTTGCATGTTAATGGAGAGTTTACTCGCACTTCTGTTAGTGAACTCTGCTGAAAGTGACTTTAATCTTTGACAGCTAATTGAAACAGTTTCAGAAAAGTTAAATTAACTGCTTTTTAACAGAGGTTAAGAGTTGAGAGTGGCTTTCTTGTCTTGCTATAATGGATGTAACTCATATGCACCTGCTTTGATTATCTCATGCTTAGTTAGGAACCAATCACTTTTCTATGTAATAATCACATGGTCATGCTAGAACAGATTTATGCAAAGATAAGACTGATATTTTCCTATAAATTTGCActcctgtgacaagcaaatcagatttctctgtatAGAAGTATCAGAAGAACACTAGGTGAGATTTCTTGGTGTGTGTTAACTTGGGCTTTTGgttaatccctaaaagcagtgagccATAAAtctgaaacctgatttgctttttaaagtaTTACTCACTAAAATATGAATAAGCAATGTTAGGAAGTTTGACCATCTTACCACTTATTTTTATAGTAAGTGTAGGAttaatttttatttgcttttatttcTTACTGTCTTGCATTATTAAGAGAAATATTTCTTttcagaataaaaaataaaagcctcTACACAGGTTTtggtctggtttgctggttacaGTTCAAAGAACAGAACTCACCCCCTTACTTGTTTGTATTACCAGATTTAAAGGTTGATAGTCATCCTTTAATAGATAAGTCTTGAAGAATGCTGCAACTAAAAGGTTGCATAGGCAAAGCCTTTTGAAATTGTTTAGTCCTGATCTAAATGGGTGTGGAAATAGAAACCTCTCCTTACAGGCCCCTGAAGGGCCACTAACTTCTcctgagactggcagcagatctccactGTCTCATATTACTCCTACCTGATCctcgttttaactggagatgctgctggggattgaacctgggaccttctgcatgccctgcAGGTGCTCactcactgagccacggcccctcccaagtgGCATTTTACTTACTGATGTGGAAGATGACCCCAGCCCCCACTAGGATGACAGCAGCCACGATCCCCAGGAGGACTCCCACAATGAGCCCCACTTTGGATGCTGAAACAAGGAAAAAATGTGTCTACTCAGGCTGTCTCCGTATCTTCAAGGCCTCCAGGCAGAAGCCTCCAACAGACATCTGCATGCAAAATGTGGCTGTCTGGGTGACAGATCACGAAAACAGAGATGTGGTTTCAAGTCACTAAACCCTAGTTTTTTAAACACAAAGTTTTCccccagtttctgtggatggggagGAAATTTCACTCCTGAAGATGACCTCTAGGGAAAGCTGGGGCAGAAGTAGGGAAAAACAAAATCACTCCATGAAATGTCCTCCTCTCCCAGCCAATCTCTCTGTGCTGTGGTAAAGACCCATCTGAGGGAGGCGCTGGGGAACTGGAGAGTTGACCATACTGAAttgcaaggggaagggggtaACCAAATGGGACATCCCACATCACCACCTGTTGTGTGCTGCAGCTGAACAGAAGGAATCTCAAGaacggtggtggtggggagtcttCCTACAGGGAGGTGCAAAACAAGGACTGGTCCCAGTTATGAAGCTGGTAGCATGCCAAGCAGGGCCTTCTCCAGGGTGGCCCCAATGGAATAATCTCCCAAAGAAACTCAATTAAGGATTATtcaccccccaaacacacaccgaCATTTatctcccaccctttctccaagaagatCAGGGTGGTGTGCATGCATGACATTGTCTGTTTTGATCCATACAACACCCTTGtcaggtgggctaggctgaggcGTGGGAAGGTTGCCTTACTGGATCAACTTATGTGCCAGCTCCAGTTCCTTCCAATGCTCCCAAACCTCACTAGCTAGGCCTGAGGGTGCTACGAGGAAGCAGAGGAACGCACAAGCTGGCACAATAAACTGGGATTCAAGTACATCTCCCCCCCAAGAGTGCCCACAGTCTCTTCTCCCTGCACCACAAAAGAGTACAAAGTCCTCTCGGGAGGGCCCCCAAAGCTCACTCAGGAGTCAGGGCTAACTCGTGCAGCTGCTGGAGGGGATTCTCTAATTTTGTCCCTCCTTCCACTATGCATGAAACTCCCATAATCTACCATTTCCCCCGGGGCTATCCCTTTCACCCCCCTTCAAACTCTCACCAGGGTCCCCCCAGGCCAAGTCCAGGGGCTCCAGCAGACCATCGTGTTCCACATGGCACCGGAAGCGGTCCCTCTCTTTGGGGTCAACATCAATGCTGAGCCAGGTATAGTAGGTCCCGTCCAAGTTGGGGACAACGCCCCCCGTGAAGGTGTCCGGCCTCTGATCCTCCTCATCTTTCATCCAAGTGACCTCGATCTCCTTGGGGTAGAAGCCGTAGAGCTGGCAGATGAGGGTCTCCTGGCCATCGTAGTAGCCCTTCTTGCGTGCCACCATCACTGTTGGGGCCTCTGTGGAAAGGGCAACATTGCTACTAATATAGTGCCTTGCCAAGAGCTTGTAAAATGCATACTGTGGTTTAACAGAAGGAAGGGTCCTTCTATGGTCATCCAGTCCCACCCACAGTTCTGAGACTGAAGGTGCAACACCTGAAAGATCCCAAGAGATGGAAAACTCCTCTGAAGGGAATTCTCCAGCCATCCCCTTTCTTTACTGCAGAACGACAAAGAGGGGGCCAGAGTCAGGGTCCTCAGCCAGCCCAGCCAGTGGTGATGGTTGTGTGGGGAAGTGAAGGCTAATTTCAAgaattggtgtgttttttaaaaaggtggatgAGGCATTGGCTGttgatgcttggtaattagcagcgcgttctaggctgaagtgccctgcatatatttttgagttcttcacgttgaaccgtcattccagaagtcactgtaaaatcagtgcatacctgcttcgcatttcttaagagcctctttaacacgaccttttttatttgctgctctgtccctgcctcgaagcatccactcaaggaagcatgaagaatcacagctgctGGTTAACTATGCAAATATAAATTTCTAATGGCTATGCGAActaaggaatgaaggagcaggagagtggagggtggaatttgtttgactttttccttttgcatcaggaccgtgaataggcattttaaaggttggatttaaaaaaggagctttgagcgagtgtcaaaatcaaccctgcataaatggccgtaatCTTCATAGGGGGCACTTGACACATGCTCCAAGGCATTCTGCCCTTAAACCCACTTCTCACAAAAAGAGAAAGggccctctgcacatgcttagATGCACTCATCTTGACATACCTTTATACTGGATAGCCAAAGCTGGGAATCCCAAGTAACTTGAATGATAAAATATATGTAGAGAAACCAATAAATTAGGAAAGTGTGAACACTCTCCTCTTCTTCCCAAGACTCTGGAGCCTCCATTTCCATGtttccttttccccctctgtCCAGGTGGGCAACTCAAGGGGTGCAGATGGGGCAGACAAGGGGGTGTCAGTGGTTGtgaccgggggcggggggagaggaagcgTACCTTGCCAGTCTTAGGGAGGTTGATGGAGGTCTGAGAAGAGGGCTTAAGGTTTCCTTTCAGGCAAAACCAAAATGGCGCACAGAGAAGGTGCAAGGAAACGTTTCCACTTGCATCGAGAGGTTTTCTTTTAATGAGGAGGAAtatcccctggaggtttttaagcagaggctagatggccatctgtcagcaaagctgattctatgaccttgggcacatcatgagagagggaaggcactttggccatcttctgggaatggagtggaggtcactgggggtgtggggggaggtggttgtgcatttcctgcattgtgcagggggttggactagatgaccctggtggtaccttctaactctatgattatatgatttgCACAGGAAGCCCCCACCCTAGCAACCTGGAAACACTTTCCCAACCAGTCTGCTCCAATTCTGTGCTTGCAGCTTTCCAATAAGGGGGGTGCCACAGGAAGGGGGAACTGCCCTCCTTCTTTTTGAGTGCAGGATCCAACCCCCCCCATGTTAAAGGTTCTCCCCACCTGGAAACAACACACAAGcgagggaggaagagaagaaggaaaagactAGACCAGCAACATGCTGACGATTGGCTCTTcagacctcccacccacccagggGTCCCTCCTCACCCGTCCTCTGCAGACTCTCCTTGGCATAGTCCAAGAATTTCTGGAGCCATGCAATGCAGACCACCTCCACAAAGTGTCTGCGGTCCTGAGTCCAGGTGATGTTCGCGTCCCACATCCTCTTGGCCCGGTGGGCTGCACCATTGCCTCCGACCCAGGTGAGGGTCTGCAGGTCGAGGCTGAGGAAGTCACTGCCATCATAGCCAAAATGT from the Euleptes europaea isolate rEulEur1 chromosome 1, rEulEur1.hap1, whole genome shotgun sequence genome contains:
- the LOC130493279 gene encoding major histocompatibility complex class I-related gene protein-like, coding for MRHLLLLLLGGAAVLLGGGNAGSSAHTLQYFKVAISEPGQGLPQFIIVAYLDDQLFMRYDSNTQKMLPQVPWVRKVEQEDSSYWEKQTRLSRNWERFFQVDLRSYHNHSKGVHIWQWTHGCWLSQDRSQGGHTHFGYDGSDFLSLDLQTLTWVGGNGAAHRAKRMWDANITWTQDRRHFVEVVCIAWLQKFLDYAKESLQRTEAPTVMVARKKGYYDGQETLICQLYGFYPKEIEVTWMKDEEDQRPDTFTGGVVPNLDGTYYTWLSIDVDPKERDRFRCHVEHDGLLEPLDLAWGDPASKVGLIVGVLLGIVAAVILVGAGVIFHISK